A genomic window from Sulfurospirillum diekertiae includes:
- a CDS encoding UDP-N-acetylmuramoyl-L-alanyl-D-glutamate--2,6-diaminopimelate ligase yields MKIDLQNHAPFLHVTDNSNECDASSIFVSTKLNAIYEQSARDHGCTKIISSKECLDVLAITNAIKIIGITGTNGKTTTAAAIYSILLDLGKKAGLQGTRGCFINDHRIEDKSLTTPPVLQTIHNLKLAVEAGCEYFVMEVSSHAIVQNRIDGLPFALKILTNITQDHLDFHKTIDEYIAVKSRFFEDESLKLINKDESKIRFNRTNAMSYGIEHPATYKILAYSLKEGISAAVAKIDKVYDFESPLHGFFNLYNILAAISAVDMLGVAPMEAICEAVEHFGGVEGRMEVVSNDPLVIVDFAHTPDGMEKVLDSMKERDIVVVFGAGGDRDRTKRPKMGAMAERYAKKIVVTSDNPRSEDPQSIITEILTGMHPREHLHVEADRHKAIEKALKLQGKNEVLLILGKGDETYQEIQGQKYPFDDREVVRELIAQWAKQK; encoded by the coding sequence TTGAAAATAGATTTGCAAAACCATGCGCCGTTTTTACATGTAACGGATAATTCAAATGAATGTGATGCTTCAAGCATCTTTGTTTCAACAAAGCTCAATGCCATTTATGAGCAGAGCGCAAGAGATCATGGATGTACTAAAATTATTTCATCCAAAGAGTGTTTAGATGTTCTCGCTATTACCAATGCGATCAAAATTATTGGCATAACGGGTACCAATGGTAAGACAACGACAGCAGCAGCTATCTACTCTATCCTCTTAGATTTGGGTAAAAAAGCAGGATTACAAGGGACTCGTGGCTGTTTTATTAACGATCATCGCATTGAAGATAAAAGTCTGACAACGCCACCCGTTTTACAGACTATCCATAATCTCAAATTGGCAGTAGAAGCAGGGTGCGAGTATTTTGTCATGGAAGTGAGTTCTCATGCTATTGTTCAAAATCGCATCGATGGGCTTCCTTTTGCTTTAAAGATTTTAACAAATATCACCCAAGATCATTTGGATTTTCACAAAACGATTGATGAATATATTGCCGTCAAGAGTCGTTTTTTTGAAGATGAGAGTTTGAAGCTCATCAACAAAGATGAGAGTAAAATTCGTTTCAATCGTACCAACGCGATGAGTTATGGGATTGAGCATCCCGCAACCTATAAAATTTTAGCTTATTCACTCAAAGAAGGTATTAGTGCCGCGGTAGCCAAAATCGATAAAGTTTATGACTTTGAATCACCTTTACATGGCTTTTTTAACCTTTATAACATACTTGCAGCGATTAGTGCGGTTGATATGTTAGGTGTTGCACCAATGGAGGCTATTTGTGAAGCGGTAGAGCATTTTGGTGGCGTGGAAGGTCGTATGGAGGTAGTGAGCAATGATCCTCTCGTGATCGTTGATTTTGCGCACACTCCTGATGGTATGGAAAAAGTGCTCGATAGTATGAAAGAGCGCGATATTGTGGTTGTCTTTGGTGCTGGAGGAGACAGAGATCGTACGAAGCGTCCCAAAATGGGAGCGATGGCTGAGCGCTATGCTAAAAAGATTGTGGTGACCAGCGATAACCCACGTTCAGAAGATCCACAAAGTATTATCACTGAAATTTTAACAGGGATGCACCCTCGTGAGCATTTACATGTAGAAGCAGATCGCCACAAAGCGATTGAAAAAGCACTGAAATTACAAGGTAAAAACGAAGTGCTTCTAATACTTGGTAAAGGGGATGAAACTTACCAAGAGATTCAAGGTCAAAAATATCCTTTTGATGATAGAGAAGTAGTTAGGGAGCTTATCGCTCAATGGGCTAAGCAAAAATAG
- a CDS encoding tetratricopeptide repeat protein gives MNAYIKKGIEKFYAKNFAEAMLQFALALSEDPKSKEARIGAILCDMAAQNEEQAMALFEYYILTKENGAEDCEDVMEEIINSVEEHSEKIAHLFTENDLEARINAENGIKYEDFMSLIKSRGSFKEAFEDIMFSTKVIISKKEDFVDFLSKLIDNGFIEMSLNYLESAITLFPNDEQLLSLIKKAQK, from the coding sequence ATGAACGCTTATATAAAAAAAGGTATTGAAAAATTTTACGCAAAGAACTTTGCTGAGGCAATGCTACAGTTTGCATTGGCTTTGAGTGAAGACCCAAAATCTAAAGAAGCTCGAATTGGAGCTATTTTATGTGATATGGCAGCTCAAAATGAAGAACAAGCAATGGCTCTTTTTGAGTACTATATTTTAACCAAAGAGAATGGTGCTGAAGATTGTGAAGATGTAATGGAAGAAATTATTAATTCCGTGGAAGAACATAGCGAAAAAATTGCCCATTTATTTACAGAGAATGATCTTGAAGCACGCATAAATGCAGAAAATGGTATCAAGTATGAAGACTTTATGAGTTTAATCAAATCTCGTGGTAGTTTTAAAGAGGCTTTTGAAGATATTATGTTCTCTACCAAAGTCATTATCTCAAAAAAAGAAGATTTTGTTGATTTTTTATCTAAATTGATTGACAATGGATTTATCGAAATGTCTCTTAATTACCTTGAGAGTGCTATCACTCTTTTCCCAAATGATGAGCAGCTATTATCGCTCATTAAAAAAGCACAAAAATAA
- the rplQ gene encoding 50S ribosomal protein L17 has product MRHKHGYRKLGRTSSHRAALLMNLAIAVIKYEKIETTLPKAKELRGYVEKLITKAGVGGDHAHKTVFAALQDKECTKKLVNEIAPKYVERNGGYTRIVKTRIRKGDAAPMAFLELV; this is encoded by the coding sequence ATGAGACATAAGCACGGATACAGAAAGCTTGGTCGTACTTCATCACACAGAGCGGCATTGTTGATGAACTTGGCTATAGCTGTCATTAAATATGAAAAAATCGAGACAACACTTCCAAAAGCAAAAGAGCTTAGAGGATATGTTGAAAAATTGATTACGAAAGCTGGAGTTGGTGGCGATCATGCTCACAAAACAGTTTTTGCTGCACTTCAAGATAAAGAGTGTACAAAAAAATTAGTTAATGAGATCGCACCTAAATATGTTGAGAGAAATGGTGGTTACACCCGTATTGTAAAAACACGTATTAGAAAAGGCGATGCAGCGCCTATGGCGTTTTTAGAACTCGTTTAA
- a CDS encoding NifU family protein produces the protein MIPFSDEELLPVVEKSLEKIKPMLALDGGGLTLLGIKGGRVFVQLQGACQGCASSGQTLKYGVERQLRIDIHPEIEVVNILPGTENEFEVLGEQ, from the coding sequence ATGATACCATTTAGTGACGAAGAGTTACTTCCAGTTGTTGAAAAATCACTTGAAAAAATTAAGCCAATGTTGGCATTAGACGGTGGCGGACTAACGTTACTTGGCATTAAAGGTGGGCGTGTTTTTGTTCAATTACAAGGTGCGTGCCAAGGATGTGCGTCCAGTGGGCAAACACTTAAATATGGCGTTGAACGCCAACTTAGAATTGATATTCACCCTGAAATAGAAGTTGTAAATATTTTACCAGGCACGGAGAATGAGTTTGAAGTATTAGGAGAGCAATGA
- the rpsD gene encoding 30S ribosomal protein S4: MARYRGPVEKLERRLGVSLALKGERRLAGKSALDKRPYAPGQHGQRRSKISEYGLQLREKQKAKFMYGVSEKQFRRIFDEAARREGNTGINLVLLIERRLDNVVYRMGFATTRRFARQLVTHGHILVNGSRVDIPSFVVRAGDKVEVCEKSKNNPQVKRALELTQQTGIAPWVDVEREKAMGIFTRIPEREEIVIPVEERLIVELYSK, from the coding sequence ATGGCGAGATATAGAGGACCAGTCGAAAAGCTCGAGAGAAGACTCGGTGTTAGCTTAGCCCTTAAGGGTGAGCGAAGACTTGCTGGTAAAAGCGCATTAGATAAGCGACCATATGCACCAGGTCAACATGGACAAAGAAGATCAAAAATTAGTGAGTATGGACTCCAATTAAGAGAGAAACAAAAAGCTAAATTTATGTATGGAGTTTCTGAAAAACAATTCAGACGTATTTTTGACGAAGCAGCAAGAAGAGAAGGAAATACAGGTATTAACCTTGTACTTCTTATTGAAAGAAGACTTGATAATGTTGTATACCGCATGGGTTTTGCAACTACAAGAAGATTTGCACGTCAATTAGTCACACATGGACATATTTTGGTAAATGGCAGCAGAGTTGACATTCCTTCATTTGTAGTACGTGCAGGTGACAAAGTAGAAGTTTGTGAGAAATCTAAAAATAATCCACAAGTGAAAAGAGCTCTTGAATTAACACAACAAACTGGTATTGCACCATGGGTTGATGTTGAAAGAGAAAAAGCAATGGGTATTTTTACACGTATTCCAGAGAGAGAAGAAATAGTTATTCCGGTTGAAGAAAGATTAATCGTTGAGCTATACTCTAAATAA
- the rpsK gene encoding 30S ribosomal protein S11: MAKRKVVRKKVVKKNIAKGIIYISATFNNTVVTVTDEMGNVIAWSSAGSLGFKGSKKSTPYAAQQAVEDALTKAKEHGLKEIGIKVQGPGSGRETAVKSAGTTEGIKVSFLKDITPLPHNGCRPPKRRRV, encoded by the coding sequence ATGGCAAAAAGAAAAGTAGTACGTAAAAAAGTTGTTAAGAAAAATATTGCTAAAGGTATTATTTATATCTCTGCAACATTTAATAACACTGTCGTAACTGTAACTGATGAGATGGGGAATGTTATTGCTTGGAGCAGTGCCGGTAGCTTGGGCTTTAAGGGTAGTAAAAAATCTACTCCTTATGCAGCACAACAAGCCGTAGAAGATGCATTGACTAAAGCAAAAGAGCATGGACTCAAAGAAATCGGTATTAAAGTTCAAGGACCTGGAAGTGGTCGCGAGACAGCGGTAAAAAGTGCTGGTACAACAGAAGGTATTAAAGTATCTTTCCTAAAAGATATTACGCCTCTTCCACACAATGGCTGTAGACCTCCCAAAAGAAGAAGAGTTTAA
- the secY gene encoding preprotein translocase subunit SecY, whose protein sequence is MSQDLTKKILVTLGFILAYRILAYVPVPGVNLEVIKEFFDSNSSNALGMFNMFSGNAAQRLSIISLGIMPYITASIIMELLAATFPTLGKMKKERDGMVKYMQIIRYASIVITVVQAIGVSVGLGGLSGRAGESAIMIDMTTFTAIAAASMLTGTMLLMWIGEQITQRGIGNGISLIIFAGIVSGIPHAIGGTINLVNTGELNFLVVIGILAVILATVGSIIYVEMGERRVPISYSRKVVLQNQHKRIMNYVPIKMNLSGVIPPIFASAILMFPSTIMQASTNPIIQSIHDFLNPNSYVFNVLTFLFIIFFAYFYASIVFNAKDISENLKKQGGFIPGVRPGESTALFLNEVASRLTFWGSIYLGLISTLPWVLVKFMGVPFYFGGTAVLIVVQVALDTMRKIEAQMYMNKYETLSAVGL, encoded by the coding sequence ATGAGCCAAGATCTCACGAAGAAGATCTTAGTTACATTAGGTTTTATATTAGCATACAGGATACTGGCATATGTGCCAGTGCCTGGTGTTAACCTAGAAGTAATTAAAGAATTCTTCGACTCCAATAGTTCCAACGCACTTGGAATGTTTAATATGTTCAGTGGTAACGCTGCACAACGCCTTAGTATTATATCGCTAGGTATTATGCCTTATATCACCGCATCCATTATTATGGAACTTCTTGCAGCAACTTTTCCAACACTTGGTAAAATGAAAAAAGAACGCGATGGTATGGTTAAATATATGCAGATCATTCGATATGCATCGATTGTTATTACGGTTGTACAAGCCATTGGTGTTTCCGTTGGTCTTGGAGGGCTTAGTGGTCGAGCGGGCGAGAGTGCTATTATGATCGATATGACTACCTTTACAGCCATTGCAGCTGCAAGTATGCTTACTGGAACCATGCTACTCATGTGGATTGGTGAACAGATTACGCAACGTGGTATTGGTAATGGTATCAGTTTGATTATTTTTGCAGGTATCGTTTCAGGTATCCCTCATGCAATTGGAGGAACCATTAACCTTGTAAATACAGGTGAATTGAATTTCCTTGTCGTTATTGGAATTTTAGCCGTTATTTTAGCGACAGTTGGCTCAATTATTTATGTTGAAATGGGTGAACGACGTGTTCCTATCTCGTATTCACGCAAAGTAGTGCTTCAAAATCAACATAAACGTATTATGAATTATGTTCCTATTAAAATGAACCTAAGTGGTGTTATTCCTCCTATTTTTGCAAGTGCAATTTTGATGTTTCCATCAACAATTATGCAAGCAAGTACAAATCCTATTATTCAATCGATCCATGATTTTTTGAATCCAAATAGTTATGTATTTAATGTATTAACATTCTTATTTATTATTTTCTTTGCTTATTTTTATGCATCAATTGTTTTTAATGCAAAAGATATCTCAGAAAATCTTAAAAAGCAAGGTGGCTTTATCCCTGGCGTTCGTCCAGGTGAGAGTACGGCACTTTTCTTAAATGAGGTTGCAAGTAGACTAACTTTTTGGGGCTCTATTTATTTAGGCCTAATTTCAACACTTCCTTGGGTCTTAGTAAAATTCATGGGCGTTCCTTTTTATTTTGGTGGAACAGCAGTTTTGATTGTTGTGCAAGTAGCACTTGATACAATGCGTAAAATTGAGGCACAAATGTACATGAATAAATATGAAACATTGAGTGCTGTAGGACTTTAA
- the panD gene encoding aspartate 1-decarboxylase, whose amino-acid sequence MTLEMLYSKIHRATVTDANLNYVGSITIDKELIMASNLSVGQKVEVVNINNGERFTTYVIEGKAGGKDICLNGAAARKAHIGDKIIIIAYAHMTRAEMEVFKPTVVLVDETNALVEVRDYI is encoded by the coding sequence ATGACGCTTGAGATGTTATATAGCAAAATTCACAGAGCTACTGTTACAGATGCCAATTTAAACTATGTTGGTTCTATTACAATCGATAAAGAGTTAATCATGGCTTCTAATCTTAGCGTGGGACAAAAAGTAGAAGTGGTGAATATTAACAATGGTGAGCGTTTTACAACTTATGTCATTGAAGGTAAGGCAGGTGGGAAAGATATTTGTCTTAATGGCGCAGCTGCACGAAAAGCACATATTGGTGATAAGATTATTATCATAGCTTATGCGCATATGACGAGAGCTGAAATGGAAGTTTTCAAACCTACGGTTGTTTTAGTTGATGAAACCAACGCGTTGGTAGAAGTACGAGATTACATCTAA
- the infA gene encoding translation initiation factor IF-1 produces MAKDDVIEIDGKVIEALPNATFKVEVQNSHVILCHIAGKMRMHYIKIMPGDTVKVELTPYSLDKGRITYRYK; encoded by the coding sequence ATGGCAAAAGATGATGTGATTGAAATAGACGGTAAAGTGATCGAAGCACTTCCCAATGCAACCTTTAAAGTTGAAGTACAAAATAGCCATGTGATTTTATGTCATATTGCAGGAAAGATGAGAATGCATTATATTAAAATAATGCCAGGAGATACTGTAAAGGTTGAGTTAACACCGTATAGTTTAGATAAAGGGCGTATAACCTATAGGTATAAGTAA
- the rplF gene encoding 50S ribosomal protein L6: MSRIGKKPVKIPAGIDVSVNGNLVEFKKGSVQKILDTKGNVDVNVQDGELVFISKGADRQSSAFWGTYRALGQNIVTGLTEGFKKQLEINGVGYRAAVSGNVLELQLGFSHPINYEFPKDIHIVVEKNVVTIQGDDKQVVGQIAAEIRSFRAPEPYKGKGVKYSDETIIRKAGKTSKK; encoded by the coding sequence ATGTCTCGTATTGGTAAAAAACCTGTCAAGATACCTGCTGGCATTGATGTGTCAGTAAATGGTAATCTCGTTGAGTTTAAAAAAGGTAGTGTTCAAAAAATATTGGATACTAAAGGAAATGTTGACGTAAATGTTCAGGATGGAGAGCTTGTATTTATTTCAAAAGGTGCTGATCGTCAGAGCAGCGCTTTTTGGGGAACATACCGTGCGCTTGGTCAAAATATCGTCACAGGTTTAACTGAAGGTTTTAAAAAGCAACTTGAGATTAACGGTGTTGGTTATAGAGCTGCCGTTAGTGGTAATGTTCTTGAACTTCAACTTGGATTTTCTCATCCAATCAATTATGAATTTCCAAAAGATATTCACATTGTAGTTGAAAAAAACGTGGTAACTATTCAAGGTGATGACAAGCAAGTAGTTGGTCAGATTGCTGCCGAAATTAGAAGTTTTAGAGCTCCAGAGCCTTACAAAGGTAAAGGTGTTAAATATTCTGATGAAACTATTATCCGTAAAGCCGGAAAAACTTCCAAGAAGTAA
- the rpsH gene encoding 30S ribosomal protein S8: MINDLVADSLTRIRNASMRKLDVTKLMHSKLVEAILVIFQNKGYIESFNVVEEGPKKFINVVLKYDARGIQVINEVKKISKPGRRVYKGRDEIKRFKNGYGTIVVSTSKGVLSNDDAHKAGLGGEVICSIW; the protein is encoded by the coding sequence ATGATTAATGATCTAGTAGCAGATTCTTTAACAAGAATCAGAAATGCATCAATGAGAAAACTTGATGTCACAAAGTTAATGCATTCAAAACTGGTTGAAGCGATTTTAGTTATTTTCCAAAACAAAGGTTATATCGAAAGTTTTAACGTTGTTGAAGAAGGTCCTAAGAAATTTATCAATGTTGTTTTGAAGTATGACGCAAGAGGCATCCAAGTTATTAATGAAGTGAAAAAAATCTCAAAACCAGGCCGTAGAGTCTATAAAGGTCGTGATGAGATTAAACGCTTCAAAAATGGTTATGGTACGATTGTTGTTAGTACATCAAAAGGTGTTCTCAGTAATGATGACGCTCACAAAGCAGGTCTTGGTGGCGAAGTTATCTGTAGTATTTGGTAA
- the map gene encoding type I methionyl aminopeptidase, with protein sequence MAITIKKPQEIKKLSVANQIVAKTLDYLTCNIHPGISLKELNAMGESYIKSMGARAAFKGLYGFPAGVCTSVNEVIIHGIPTEYRLQEGDIIGLDIGTEIDGWYGDSAVTVGVGEISKSDESLIACAKDALYYAIDIIEPEMRFKELSYAIEQFILQKGYVPLRGFCGHGIGRKAHEEPELPNYLEGINPKSGPEIKNGMVFCIEPMICYKDGTPKILEDKWGVVSADGLRGSHYEHTVAIVDGKVEILSLS encoded by the coding sequence ATGGCAATTACTATTAAAAAACCGCAAGAGATCAAAAAGCTCTCGGTAGCAAATCAAATTGTTGCAAAAACATTAGACTATCTTACATGTAATATTCATCCAGGGATCAGTTTGAAAGAACTGAATGCCATGGGTGAGTCTTACATTAAAAGTATGGGAGCGCGTGCTGCCTTTAAAGGCCTTTATGGATTTCCTGCGGGGGTTTGCACGTCAGTTAATGAGGTAATTATTCACGGAATTCCGACAGAGTATCGTCTTCAAGAAGGGGATATTATTGGTCTTGATATTGGTACAGAAATTGATGGCTGGTATGGAGATTCTGCTGTAACAGTAGGAGTCGGTGAGATCTCAAAGAGTGATGAATCCTTAATTGCATGTGCTAAGGATGCACTTTATTATGCCATTGATATTATTGAACCGGAAATGCGCTTTAAAGAGTTGAGCTATGCTATTGAGCAATTTATTCTACAAAAAGGCTATGTTCCTTTGCGTGGATTTTGTGGACATGGTATTGGTAGAAAAGCGCATGAAGAGCCAGAACTTCCTAATTATTTAGAAGGAATCAATCCTAAAAGTGGTCCTGAAATCAAAAATGGTATGGTGTTTTGTATAGAGCCAATGATCTGCTATAAAGATGGTACACCAAAGATTTTAGAAGATAAATGGGGCGTAGTTTCTGCCGATGGGTTAAGAGGAAGCCACTACGAGCACACAGTTGCTATCGTAGATGGTAAAGTAGAAATTTTGTCTCTATCTTGA
- a CDS encoding type Z 30S ribosomal protein S14 codes for MAKKSMIAKAARKPKFQVRAYTRCQICGRPHSVYRDFGICRICLRKMANEGLIPGLKKASW; via the coding sequence ATGGCTAAAAAATCGATGATTGCAAAGGCTGCGAGAAAGCCTAAGTTTCAAGTAAGAGCATACACACGATGTCAAATTTGTGGACGTCCACACTCTGTTTACAGAGATTTTGGTATCTGCAGAATTTGTCTTCGTAAAATGGCAAATGAGGGTCTTATTCCAGGCCTCAAAAAAGCAAGCTGGTAA
- a CDS encoding DNA-directed RNA polymerase subunit alpha, whose protein sequence is MKKINTSAYMPTEIEVENIAANKVQISAYPFESGFAVTLAHPLRRLLLSSTVGSAPTAVKIEGVTHEFDSMRGMLEDVALFIINLKNIRFKIKGDEKRVEVNYSFTGPKEIKGSDLANAQIEIVTPDAYLATINEDAEFNFSLILEKGIGYVPSENIRGLVGEDYIALDAFFTPVKRAVYDIENVLVEDNPNYEKIVFTIETDGLVSPIEAFKNSLEAMYAQMSVFNGILDIAVAPKSESSNESVELGKLLQSIEELNLSARSFNCLDRAEVKYIGELTLMSELELKNLKNLGKKSLEEIRQVMEESGYPVGYNFSDDTASLLKKKIEDLKSEANEG, encoded by the coding sequence ATGAAAAAAATCAATACATCAGCTTACATGCCAACTGAAATTGAGGTAGAAAATATTGCTGCAAATAAGGTTCAAATTAGTGCATACCCATTTGAATCTGGTTTTGCGGTAACATTAGCACATCCTTTACGTAGATTGCTTTTAAGTAGCACAGTAGGATCTGCACCAACGGCTGTAAAGATTGAAGGCGTAACCCATGAATTCGATAGCATGCGTGGTATGCTTGAAGATGTTGCTCTTTTCATCATTAATCTTAAAAATATTCGTTTCAAAATCAAAGGTGATGAGAAACGTGTAGAGGTTAACTACTCATTTACTGGACCAAAAGAGATTAAAGGAAGTGACTTAGCAAATGCACAAATTGAGATTGTTACGCCAGACGCATATTTGGCAACAATTAATGAAGATGCAGAATTTAACTTTTCTTTGATTCTCGAAAAAGGAATCGGCTATGTTCCAAGTGAGAACATTAGAGGTTTGGTCGGAGAAGATTATATCGCACTTGATGCTTTCTTTACACCTGTAAAAAGAGCAGTTTACGATATTGAGAATGTTTTGGTTGAAGACAATCCTAATTACGAAAAAATTGTTTTCACAATCGAAACAGATGGACTTGTTTCTCCAATCGAAGCTTTTAAAAATTCGCTTGAAGCGATGTATGCACAGATGTCAGTATTTAATGGCATTTTAGATATTGCAGTGGCTCCAAAGAGTGAGAGTTCTAATGAGAGTGTAGAGCTCGGAAAGCTATTACAGAGTATTGAAGAGTTAAATCTGAGTGCTCGTAGCTTCAACTGCTTAGATAGAGCAGAGGTTAAATATATTGGTGAGCTTACTCTGATGAGTGAGTTAGAACTCAAAAACCTTAAAAATCTAGGTAAAAAATCGTTAGAAGAGATCAGACAAGTTATGGAAGAGAGTGGTTATCCTGTCGGATATAATTTCTCTGACGATACGGCAAGTTTGCTCAAGAAAAAAATTGAAGATTTAAAATCTGAAGCCAACGAGGGTTAA
- the rpsM gene encoding 30S ribosomal protein S13, translating to MARIAGVDLPMKKRVEYGLTYIYGIGLTSSRAILTATGISFDKRVHELSEDEVAAIRKEIQADFQVEGDLRKKVAMDIKALMDMGSYRGLRHRKGLPVRGQKTKTNARTRKGKKRTVGAKAK from the coding sequence ATGGCAAGGATTGCAGGTGTAGACCTTCCAATGAAAAAGAGAGTAGAGTATGGTTTAACATATATCTACGGTATAGGTTTGACAAGTTCTAGAGCTATTTTAACAGCTACTGGGATTTCGTTTGATAAAAGAGTACATGAGCTAAGTGAAGATGAAGTTGCTGCCATTCGTAAAGAGATCCAAGCAGATTTCCAAGTAGAAGGTGACCTTCGTAAAAAAGTGGCTATGGATATTAAAGCTTTAATGGATATGGGAAGCTATAGAGGTCTTAGACACAGAAAAGGCTTACCAGTTCGTGGTCAGAAAACAAAAACGAATGCGCGTACCCGAAAAGGTAAAAAACGTACCGTTGGCGCAAAAGCTAAATAA
- the rplR gene encoding 50S ribosomal protein L18 — protein sequence MRANILKRKLALRVKRKKRVRADISGTAERPRISFFKSNRFIYAQAIDDISGVTLASVDGKKLGFNASKASAIEVAKAFAETLKAKNLTKVVYDRNGYLYHGVVAAFADGLRANGIVL from the coding sequence ATGAGAGCAAATATTTTAAAACGAAAGCTTGCATTAAGAGTTAAGCGTAAAAAAAGAGTAAGAGCAGATATTTCTGGCACAGCTGAGAGACCAAGAATCTCTTTCTTTAAATCAAACAGATTTATCTATGCGCAAGCGATTGATGATATAAGTGGTGTTACTTTGGCAAGTGTAGATGGCAAAAAATTAGGTTTCAATGCTAGCAAAGCAAGTGCAATAGAAGTTGCAAAAGCTTTTGCAGAGACGCTCAAGGCTAAGAATTTGACTAAAGTTGTCTATGATAGAAATGGTTATTTGTATCATGGTGTAGTTGCTGCTTTTGCAGATGGCCTTAGAGCAAACGGCATAGTGCTATAA
- the rpmJ gene encoding 50S ribosomal protein L36 has translation MKVRPSVKKMCDKCKVIKRKGIVRVICVNPKHKQRQG, from the coding sequence ATGAAAGTACGACCTTCTGTAAAGAAGATGTGCGATAAGTGCAAAGTGATTAAACGAAAAGGTATCGTTAGAGTCATTTGCGTAAATCCAAAACACAAACAGAGACAAGGATAA
- the rpsE gene encoding 30S ribosomal protein S5, giving the protein MEKYNREEFEEVIVNIGRVTKVVKGGRRFRFTALVVVGNKKGLVGFGFGKAKEVPDAIRKAVDDAFKNIVKVNIKGSTIAHDVEVKFNASRIILKPASDGTGVIAGGATRPVVELAGIKDILTKSLGSNNASNVVRATIKALSMIKS; this is encoded by the coding sequence ATGGAAAAATACAACAGAGAAGAGTTTGAAGAAGTCATCGTTAACATTGGCCGCGTAACAAAAGTTGTTAAAGGCGGTAGACGTTTTAGATTTACAGCACTCGTTGTTGTTGGAAATAAAAAAGGTCTTGTTGGCTTTGGTTTTGGTAAAGCTAAAGAGGTTCCTGATGCTATTAGAAAAGCAGTTGATGATGCATTTAAAAACATTGTCAAAGTAAATATCAAAGGTTCAACAATCGCTCATGATGTTGAAGTTAAATTTAATGCAAGTCGTATTATTCTTAAACCAGCAAGTGACGGTACCGGCGTAATCGCTGGTGGTGCAACTCGCCCTGTTGTTGAGCTTGCAGGTATTAAAGATATTTTGACAAAGTCATTAGGTTCAAACAATGCTTCTAACGTGGTAAGAGCGACAATTAAAGCTCTTAGTATGATTAAAAGCTAA
- the rplO gene encoding 50S ribosomal protein L15 codes for MALDNLTPAENSTKEIKRVGRGQGSGMGKTASRGNNGQKSRTGYKRKRGFEGGQQPLQRRLPKVGFTSKIEKPYVINIDRIKAVSELAEITVDAIRTVHKIASTVVKVKLIGVNAKELAAKIKDENVIFTGMSK; via the coding sequence ATGGCATTAGATAATCTTACACCAGCAGAAAACTCTACCAAAGAGATCAAACGCGTAGGTCGTGGTCAAGGTAGTGGTATGGGTAAAACTGCAAGCCGTGGTAATAACGGTCAAAAATCTCGTACGGGTTATAAACGTAAAAGAGGTTTTGAAGGTGGTCAACAACCACTTCAAAGAAGATTACCAAAAGTTGGTTTTACTTCTAAAATTGAAAAACCTTATGTTATTAATATCGATAGAATTAAGGCAGTTTCAGAACTTGCTGAAATTACTGTTGATGCAATTCGTACAGTACATAAAATTGCTAGTACGGTTGTAAAAGTAAAATTGATTGGTGTGAATGCAAAAGAACTTGCTGCTAAAATCAAAGACGAAAACGTCATTTTTACTGGAATGAGTAAATGA